The Hymenobacter sp. DG01 genome has a segment encoding these proteins:
- a CDS encoding TolC family protein, whose translation MKIAFYSLVLALAAAPLLGRGQQVAGPPPPPTLPWEERFFKAPEAVLPILYQAAISHSAGLEKLELAKQVANEDIRLARKKILNSFSLGSSYNYGTLPYFATNGSTERVQQLNAFSLGARAQYNVGLNVMVPLEQLSSRRATIHKQELLLQQATAERSVGEAEVRRQVILLYQELGLARANLQHYQNAVQTSGISKKLADSKFRSGEMPVDEQMAATELHNKALLAQEEARNKYQTALLLLEDLLGTPLHLLMNGR comes from the coding sequence ATGAAAATTGCTTTCTACTCACTTGTGCTTGCCCTGGCGGCCGCGCCCCTGCTCGGCCGGGGGCAGCAGGTAGCCGGGCCACCGCCCCCGCCTACCCTGCCCTGGGAGGAGCGGTTTTTTAAGGCCCCCGAAGCGGTGCTGCCCATTCTGTACCAGGCCGCCATCAGCCACTCGGCGGGTCTGGAAAAGCTGGAGCTGGCCAAGCAGGTAGCCAACGAGGACATCCGGCTGGCCCGCAAGAAAATCCTGAACTCGTTTTCATTGGGTTCCAGCTACAACTACGGCACGCTGCCCTACTTTGCCACCAACGGCTCTACGGAGCGGGTGCAGCAGTTGAATGCCTTTTCGCTGGGAGCCCGGGCGCAGTATAATGTGGGCCTGAACGTGATGGTGCCCCTGGAGCAGCTCTCTAGCCGCCGGGCCACTATTCATAAGCAGGAGCTGCTGTTGCAGCAGGCTACGGCCGAGCGGTCTGTAGGCGAAGCCGAAGTGCGCCGCCAAGTAATTCTGCTGTATCAGGAGCTGGGCCTGGCCCGCGCCAACCTGCAGCACTACCAGAACGCGGTGCAGACCTCCGGCATCAGCAAGAAGCTGGCCGACAGCAAATTCCGCAGCGGTGAAATGCCCGTGGACGAGCAGATGGCCGCTACCGAGCTGCACAATAAGGCCCTGCTGGCCCAGGAAGAAGCCCGCAACAAGTACCAGACGGCGCTGCTGCTGCTGGAAGACCTGCTGGGTACGCCCCTCCACCTTTTAATGAACGGCCGATGA